ATTTTTATCTCCACGTAAAGCCGGTCCGGTTTGGGCATCTTTTGGCGTTTTATAATTTAACTTTTCAACTGTTTCAGCTATGAGTGGCTTTAACAGGTCAAAATCAACATTGTGATGATCGGCAATTTCTTTTCCGATATGGAATAGATGGTTTGTGAAATTATTTACAAATACAGCGGATACATGAAGGTATTGTCGTTGTTCTGATGTAACTGTTTGAACTGTTTTGGAGATTGAGCCTGCAATTTCGGTCAACAGTTTGCAGTCATTTAGATTAGTAGTTTCAAGGCAGATTGGAATTTTGGAAAAATCTATTTTCTTATTTTTTGTAAAAGTCTGGAGTGGGTAAAATACTGCCTGACTGTTTTTTGAATCTATAGTATTTATATTAGTAGCTCCTGATGTATGCGCAACAAGTCTGTTCGAGAAAGGGAGT
The Bacteroidota bacterium genome window above contains:
- a CDS encoding Rossmann-like and DUF2520 domain-containing protein, yielding MNKKHKIVLIGSGNVAEHLLRAFAKSNSSEIVQLYSRNKETGSKLAETFGIDFCNDISKLFEADLYLISVSDSAISELSSSLPFSNRLVAHTSGATNINTIDSKNSQAVFYPLQTFTKNKKIDFSKIPICLETTNLNDCKLLTEIAGSISKTVQTVTSEQRQYLHVSAVFVNNFTNHLFHIGKEIADHHNVDFDLLKPLIAETVEKLNYKTPKDAQTGPALRGDKNTMEKHLKIIPNKKHREIYRLITESIFETYNKKW